One window of the Polyangiaceae bacterium genome contains the following:
- a CDS encoding ATP-dependent DNA ligase, with protein sequence MLLIELAEASQRVADTRKRGEKLALLAATFAATSDLELELAVPWMAGVVLPPRADPGSEESAGKLGIGPKLLFEHSRRAPASSPTLDLEGVERRLNALRGLQGKGSGNIRAQMLGELFASCTQQEQRFLRGLLSGELRQGALESIVVDALAKSAQLSLASVRRAQMLLGDLRELARLSRQGEAAVAAVQIQLFRPVLPMLASPAEDASAALEHLGSAWLEWKLDGARVQVHKRGDEVRVYSRLLNEVTLALPEVVELVRGIDARELILDGETIALRKDKSPLPFQVTMKRFGRKAVDPKLVETLPLSSFYFDCLYADGSLLDAPTTERLRALGALVPKASRVPSIQTKDAKHAAEFLRSALEAGHEGVMAKSLDASYEAGRRGQSWLKLKQAHTLDLLVLAAEWGSGRRKGWLSNLHLGAIDPGSGQPVMLGKTFKGLSDQLLKWQTEALLSREIERDGHTVYVRPELVVEIAFSDVQASPQYPAGLALRFARVKRYRDDKSPNEADTLDRVRALAPDI encoded by the coding sequence ATGCTGCTGATCGAGCTGGCCGAGGCATCCCAACGGGTGGCCGACACCCGCAAGCGTGGCGAAAAGCTGGCGCTGCTCGCCGCAACCTTCGCCGCTACTAGCGACCTCGAGCTGGAGCTTGCCGTGCCGTGGATGGCCGGGGTCGTGCTCCCCCCGCGAGCGGATCCCGGTTCCGAAGAGAGCGCCGGCAAGCTGGGCATCGGTCCGAAGCTTTTGTTCGAGCACAGTAGAAGGGCGCCGGCGAGCTCGCCAACGCTCGACCTAGAGGGCGTCGAGCGGCGCCTGAACGCGCTGCGTGGTTTGCAAGGCAAGGGTTCCGGGAATATCCGTGCGCAAATGCTGGGAGAGCTGTTCGCGAGCTGCACGCAGCAAGAACAACGCTTCCTGCGTGGCCTGCTCTCCGGGGAGCTCCGCCAAGGTGCCCTGGAGTCCATCGTGGTCGATGCCCTGGCGAAGAGCGCGCAGCTCAGCCTGGCGTCCGTGCGGCGCGCCCAGATGCTCTTGGGTGATCTGCGCGAGCTCGCGCGCCTGTCGCGTCAGGGTGAGGCGGCCGTCGCGGCGGTGCAGATCCAGCTCTTTCGCCCGGTGCTCCCCATGCTGGCGTCGCCAGCCGAGGATGCCAGCGCGGCCCTCGAGCACCTCGGGTCGGCGTGGCTCGAGTGGAAGCTCGACGGCGCTCGAGTTCAAGTGCACAAGCGGGGAGACGAAGTGCGCGTCTACTCCCGCCTGTTGAACGAGGTCACTTTGGCGCTGCCCGAAGTGGTAGAGCTGGTACGGGGCATCGACGCTCGTGAGCTGATCTTGGACGGCGAGACCATTGCCTTACGGAAAGACAAGTCACCGCTGCCTTTTCAGGTGACCATGAAGCGCTTTGGCCGCAAGGCGGTCGACCCCAAGTTGGTCGAGACGTTGCCACTCTCGAGCTTCTACTTCGACTGCCTGTACGCCGACGGGAGCCTGCTCGACGCACCGACCACCGAGCGCTTGCGAGCCCTCGGCGCACTCGTACCCAAGGCATCCAGGGTGCCGAGCATCCAGACCAAGGATGCCAAGCACGCAGCGGAGTTCTTGCGCAGCGCCCTCGAAGCCGGACACGAGGGCGTGATGGCGAAGTCCCTGGATGCCAGCTATGAGGCAGGTCGCCGCGGGCAGAGCTGGCTCAAGCTCAAGCAAGCGCACACGCTGGACCTGTTGGTGCTTGCAGCGGAGTGGGGCAGTGGCCGCCGCAAAGGCTGGCTAAGCAACCTGCACCTCGGAGCGATCGATCCCGGATCGGGTCAGCCGGTGATGTTGGGCAAGACCTTCAAAGGGCTGAGCGACCAACTATTGAAGTGGCAAACCGAGGCGTTGCTCAGCCGCGAAATCGAGCGCGATGGTCACACGGTGTACGTGCGTCCGGAGTTGGTCGTCGAGATCGCCTTCAGTGACGTTCAAGCGAGCCCCCAATACCCCGCAGGGCTCGCGCTGCGCTTCGCCCGGGTGAAGCGCTATCGCGACGACAAGTCTCCGAATGAGGCAGATACCCTCGACCGTGTTCGGGCGCTGGCCCCTGACATTTGA
- a CDS encoding AAA family ATPase codes for MPDDVQELRTKAKQIADLINGELDLLVTPESLFDIDLRDERAVQVEVKRLGRVLGVSSDAADAGADAATGASAQKQKAPKKPAPKPRVSPPKKPNKATKDQDEAASADAGAPPSDAAPPASADPELLTARLELDRARLDFLELPEERRKAILKQHADRVEEAKSKVSETAQKITATEETRAQAEAAQRQALEQAAQSKTEILRLLNEERARLLGVRVKQADYEKALLERENKIASFGETKLEWQRKTEEHVEQRKKLEATSAATDKLYFELRTALRKARDELRASLDGLSESGDDVPSAGPDKVQSGGVELDRDEYDTLRETVVTQEAALRKKARDVVWRQATAQLDLVEALNKDRLAFFALMSADQKSQLTSFSTSGWDQARAELAQVSLVVRFHIRAAVEWLKAPTTGAARGVFASIILLKLVFLLGFFVWWRRRADKLLELLEERAEEERAKSSQTLFGRWGPGGIAVLRRVRTPLETLLVLWLALSFIGSPIVDLLEVQVLWIFASWILGGSVAVLLVDALASRNASIYATKHDVAALRLRTLRVLGRVIVFFGLVLTLSSELVGRGTLHDWVLSTCWFIGIPLALVFVGWWRDVIFERLAPREKRSALAGWVVTNQTGYKSFMAAALGGGYLLFLGVMRIGRDYLTTVTLVRKVLAYLFRRELTKKAESRPKLSRIPEEQYFALSPETEAQELVQTAADAELEAINDRIAQVGGGVFAIVGERGSGKTTLVKRVLEQHPDSTYQRCPTGGTIELLTQLKRQLKLTPDADNSQLIAALDGIEDDNALIVDDAHRLVKPTIGGLQELDEVLALARDSSRLCTWVFVFDSTMFELVERARGTRPIFDDVIVMQPWREESIAELLEERTNQAGLEPSFEGLIEGDFDGDEIEHAEQLAATKRGYYRLLWDYSAGNPAIALHFWRKSLGIDDQGELQVGLFRAPPTADLEQLPDAASFVLRAIVRLDPATVDAIADTTRLPLHQVLDAVRYADFRGYLVRDDEGRLRITWTWFRAVTRVLSRRHLLNISL; via the coding sequence GTGCCGGACGACGTGCAAGAGCTGCGCACGAAGGCCAAGCAGATCGCCGACTTGATCAACGGTGAGCTGGATCTGCTGGTCACCCCGGAGAGCCTGTTCGACATCGACCTCCGCGACGAGCGCGCCGTGCAAGTCGAGGTGAAGCGCCTGGGGCGGGTCTTGGGGGTGAGCAGTGACGCAGCCGACGCCGGTGCCGATGCGGCCACAGGTGCTTCCGCGCAGAAACAGAAGGCCCCGAAGAAGCCAGCGCCCAAACCGCGCGTCTCCCCCCCAAAGAAGCCAAACAAGGCCACCAAAGATCAAGACGAAGCCGCCAGCGCAGACGCCGGTGCCCCCCCAAGCGACGCCGCACCCCCAGCGTCCGCCGACCCGGAGCTATTGACCGCACGCCTGGAGCTAGACCGCGCGCGGCTCGACTTCTTGGAGCTGCCAGAGGAGCGACGCAAAGCCATCCTCAAGCAGCACGCGGATCGCGTCGAAGAGGCAAAGAGCAAGGTCAGCGAGACCGCCCAGAAGATCACGGCGACCGAGGAGACCCGAGCTCAGGCGGAAGCCGCACAGCGACAGGCGCTGGAGCAGGCAGCGCAATCAAAGACCGAGATCTTGCGCCTGCTGAACGAGGAGCGCGCCCGCCTGCTGGGAGTTCGAGTCAAGCAAGCCGACTACGAGAAGGCGCTGCTCGAGCGCGAGAACAAGATCGCGAGCTTCGGCGAGACCAAGCTCGAGTGGCAGCGCAAGACTGAAGAACACGTCGAGCAACGCAAGAAGCTGGAGGCGACGAGCGCCGCGACAGACAAGCTCTACTTCGAGCTGCGCACTGCCCTGCGGAAAGCTCGCGACGAGCTACGCGCGAGCCTGGATGGGCTGAGTGAGAGCGGTGACGACGTCCCGAGCGCCGGTCCGGACAAGGTTCAGTCCGGCGGCGTGGAGCTCGACCGCGACGAGTACGACACACTACGCGAGACGGTCGTCACCCAGGAAGCAGCTCTGCGCAAGAAGGCTCGGGACGTCGTCTGGCGGCAAGCGACCGCACAGCTGGACCTGGTCGAAGCGTTGAACAAGGACCGCTTGGCCTTCTTTGCGCTGATGTCCGCGGATCAAAAGAGCCAGCTGACGAGCTTCAGCACCAGCGGCTGGGACCAGGCGCGCGCGGAGCTAGCCCAGGTGAGTCTGGTAGTTCGTTTTCATATCCGCGCGGCAGTAGAATGGCTCAAGGCTCCGACAACTGGAGCTGCGCGCGGTGTGTTTGCCAGCATCATTTTGCTGAAGCTTGTTTTCTTGCTGGGCTTCTTCGTGTGGTGGCGTCGCCGGGCGGACAAGCTGCTTGAGCTGCTCGAAGAGCGAGCTGAAGAAGAGCGAGCCAAATCCTCGCAGACCCTGTTCGGCCGCTGGGGCCCCGGTGGGATCGCGGTTCTACGCCGGGTACGCACACCCCTCGAAACGCTGCTCGTACTCTGGCTGGCGCTCTCCTTCATCGGCTCACCCATCGTCGATCTGCTGGAGGTGCAGGTGCTCTGGATCTTCGCCAGCTGGATCTTGGGTGGGTCCGTGGCGGTGCTCTTGGTGGACGCGCTCGCGAGTCGCAACGCGAGCATCTACGCAACGAAGCATGACGTAGCAGCTCTACGGCTCCGCACCCTCAGAGTACTGGGCCGCGTGATCGTGTTCTTCGGTCTCGTGCTAACACTCAGCAGTGAGTTGGTCGGCCGTGGAACGCTGCACGACTGGGTACTCAGCACGTGCTGGTTCATCGGCATCCCCCTCGCGCTGGTGTTCGTTGGCTGGTGGCGTGACGTGATCTTCGAGCGGCTCGCGCCGCGGGAGAAGCGGAGCGCACTGGCGGGTTGGGTGGTGACCAACCAGACCGGCTACAAGAGCTTCATGGCTGCCGCGCTCGGCGGCGGCTATCTGTTGTTCCTAGGCGTGATGCGCATCGGGCGCGACTACCTCACCACGGTCACGTTGGTACGCAAGGTGCTCGCGTACCTGTTTCGGCGGGAGCTAACCAAGAAGGCGGAGAGTAGACCGAAGCTATCCCGTATCCCCGAGGAACAGTACTTTGCTCTCTCCCCCGAAACCGAGGCGCAGGAGCTGGTACAAACCGCTGCCGACGCGGAGCTCGAGGCAATCAACGACCGCATCGCTCAGGTCGGTGGCGGCGTGTTCGCGATCGTCGGTGAGCGCGGCTCAGGTAAGACCACGCTGGTGAAGCGCGTGCTGGAGCAACACCCCGACTCGACCTATCAGCGCTGCCCAACCGGCGGAACGATTGAGCTGCTCACGCAGCTGAAACGGCAGTTGAAGCTGACACCAGACGCCGACAACTCGCAGCTCATCGCCGCGCTGGACGGAATCGAGGACGACAACGCGTTGATTGTCGATGACGCTCACCGACTCGTCAAACCGACCATCGGCGGACTACAGGAGCTTGACGAGGTGCTCGCGCTTGCGCGGGACTCCAGCAGGCTCTGTACTTGGGTGTTCGTGTTCGACTCCACAATGTTCGAACTGGTTGAGCGCGCCCGTGGAACGCGACCCATCTTCGACGACGTGATCGTGATGCAGCCTTGGCGAGAGGAATCGATCGCCGAGCTGCTCGAGGAACGAACGAATCAAGCCGGACTCGAGCCGAGCTTCGAAGGCTTGATCGAGGGCGACTTCGACGGTGACGAAATTGAGCACGCGGAGCAGCTGGCAGCCACCAAGCGCGGCTACTACCGGCTTCTCTGGGACTACTCGGCGGGTAACCCCGCCATAGCGCTCCACTTCTGGCGCAAGAGCCTGGGCATCGACGATCAAGGCGAGCTTCAAGTTGGGCTGTTCCGAGCGCCACCCACCGCAGACCTCGAGCAGCTACCCGACGCCGCCTCGTTCGTGTTGCGCGCGATCGTCCGCCTGGATCCTGCAACCGTGGATGCAATCGCCGACACGACGCGCCTCCCCTTACATCAGGTTCTGGACGCCGTGCGCTACGCTGACTTCCGTGGCTACTTGGTGCGTGACGACGAAGGCCGGCTGCGCATCACCTGGACTTGGTTCCGCGCGGTAACTCGCGTGCTGTCACGCCGTCACTTGCTGAATATTTCGTTATGA